The sequence below is a genomic window from Bremerella alba.
TGCATGGAGAAGCAGGGGCAGAACAAAAGCAACGAGCATGGGCAAACGCACCATGCTGTTACGGAGAAGCAAATGAGACCAGGTGAGGCGATGCATGACGAGGTAACTTGGCGAGACAAGGGTGGTAGGCAAATGCCCTCAGCGGGGGCTGCTTCTTAAACGATACGATAGTTTGTCAGGAAATTCATCCCAAAAATCGCTTATGCATGCAGATGAAAAAAGGACCGCACAGATGTGCGATCCTTTTTCATTTGAAGGAAGATCTGACCAGCGAGGTCAGAGATGATGCTTAAGCACTATTTTCGCTGCTGCTGCATCTTTTGACGAACAGCCGATTCGTACGCTTTGCCGGCCTGAGTGGTGTTGGCCAGGAAATTATCGATTTGAGCGTTATCACGCAGACGCTCAAATTCTTCGGCCATTGCCAAGCGAAGCTTTTTCTCGTGCAGTTCCTTGACCAGCTCGTCGCGTACATCTTCGACATTGTTGATCAGCGGCTTGGTTAGACCAAGGCTGTACAAAATCACGTACTGATTACCGGTAGCGATAATGCCCGAGATTTCGCCTGGCCGCAAATTAAAGGCTTCCTTTTCAATGGTTGGTTGCCCACCGTTTTGTCGAATCGGAGGAACTTGACCATCGTTGTTCTTCGAGACAGGCTCAATCGAGTACTGTCGGGCAAGTTCGCCGAAGAACTTTTCGGTTGGGTTTCGGCGAGCCATTTCCCAGACTTCCTGAGCACGGCGTTGGCTATCTAAGACAACCGCTAGGACCTGGGCTCGCTCGCCATAGTTGGCCGAGAAACCTTTGGCGATGTCTTCTTCATTGATCTGGACTTTGCTGTCGACCAGCTTCTTCAGGGCAACCGTAGGCCAGACAGCATCGCGAACGTACAGTTCGACCGAAACGCCTTGCTCTTCGGTTACCTGTTTCAGCCAAGCTTCCATGTCGGGTTTGCCTTGCTTGGTAAGGAAGCCGAAGGAGTCAGCTGCTCGAATGATCTCGGCTTCCAGGTCCGCTTCAGAAACCGAGAGTTTGCGACGGGTCAGTTCCTGCTGAAGAATCTTACGATTAATCTCTCCATCCAAGACTTCCACGCCGTGACGGCTGATGCATTCTTCTTTTAGTTCCTGGATGCTAACAGGCTGGCCATTGAGCGTAGCAGCCACCCCAGGCATCTGCGAAGACTTGCTCGGATCATTGAAAACATTCACGATTTGAGCGTTTGCTTGCAGCTGTTGATAGATGTCGCCAGCGGCGTCACGCATCTTGCTCTCGCGAACGGCGTCTGCCAGGCGTTGACGAATTGCTGGCAGGCTGTTGGCAGGAATTTGATCGGCCGCGAGGTGTTCTTCACACCTGAAAATCAGGTACTGACCTTGAACGAACAACACAGGAGAAATTTCGCCTTGTTGCAACGCAAAGACGGTATCTTCAATTTCCTGATTGCCAATGTGTTTACGAATCGGTGGGATCAAGCCACGAGCCGCCGCACTGTTGACGTCTTGGGAGTGATCTTTGGCCATATCGGCGAACGAATCTGGATTCGCTGCGGCTTTGGCCCGCAGTTCTTCAGCAAGGCCACGTTCGCTGAGCGAGATCATGCGGACTTTGACTTTCGGTCCGTAGTTCTTTTCGTATTCGACTTGAACTTCGGCATCGGTCACGGCAAGCTGGCCTTCAGCCAATTTGCGAAGAGCGATCGTGGGCCAAATGATTTCGCGGCGATACTGACCCGGGCTAACGTTTCGTTCTTCTTTGAGAAGTCCCAGCCAACGATCGATCGATAGGCCAAACTTCTTGGCGATGTTGGCGATTTCGTTGTCGATGTCTGCCTCGGTGATCTGGATGCCCTTTTGCTGACAGGCCATCGAGATCAGGTGACGGTTGAGCAGGCTTTCGAGAACGTCTTCACCATGACGACGAAGAGCCTCATCTGCCAGTATTTCGCGGGAGATCGGTTCACGATTCACGACCGCAACGGTTTGAATTTTCTGAACGGATCGCGTCGGGGCAGCTACTTCTTCCGCCGGAGCTGCCAAAGGCCCAGAAGCCGTTTGACGCTGTGGGGACGCCTGTCGTTGTTGGACAGGTGCTTGAGCTTCCGCCGTTTGCGGACCGCCGGTGACTTGTCGCCAGGCGACGACTCCACCGATCAAAATAACAAATCCGACGGCTGCCAAAACCCAGGACGTACCCAGGGGAAGTCGGCGAGTAGCATCCTTGCCAGTCATTCCGCTTGCTCCAAAAATTTCTTGCAAGATTTTCTCAAGGAGAGTTGTTCGATAGACCGATACCATAAGGTTCGGGCAGCGAAATATAAGAAGAATGCTAGAACCGGGTCAAGGTCGATTCTTCTATCCAGTCAAAAGCTGTTCCCGTGGATCGCGAGAATGCTAGCACCCAGAAGTGTGCCGGGGACGAGCAACAGAGCAAAACTGCCGCATGAGGGCGTCGCAAAAAAAAGCGGTACGACAAACCATCATGGGGTTATCGTACCGCTTGTGTTTATTTCACTGGGCAGTGCAGTGACGTAAATGCACTGCTCTGGAAACGAGAGCCTACGTCTTCAGGCTCAATCTTCCATTACGTCCTTCTCTTTGGTCTTTGCCAGTTCACTGACCTGTTCTTCGTACTTTTTGGTCAGTTCCTGGACGCTGTCCTTGATGTCGTCGCGAATATCTTCGCCGATCGTCTTTTCTTTTTCTGCCGTATCAGCTGCCTTGTTGGCGTCGCGGCGGATGTTGCGAATTGCAACTCGGGATTCTTCCGCTAGGTCTTTGATTCGCGAAACGAGCTTCTTACGAACTTCCGTCGAAAGTGGTGGAACGTTCAGGCGAATCACGCGTCCGTCGCTTTGCGGTGCCATGCCGAGATCGCTGGCGACAATTGCTTTTTCAATATCTTTGATGGCGCCAGTGTCATAGGGGCGAATCAAAAGCTGGCTGGGCTCGGGAACACTGACCGAAGCGATTTGCTTGATAGGTTGAAGCGACCCATAGACTTCGACTCGAAGTGAATCGACCAGGCCCGGTGTGGCACGCCCGGTGCGAACGCCACTGAGGCCATTCTTCAGGACGTCGATCGCCTTTTCCATACGCTTTGTTGCGTCTTCGGTAATTTGATCCGTGTTCATTTTAAATATCCTTTATCGCAGGAATGATCCTCGCTAACTGACGATTGAGGCATGGGGGTGCCTACGAGAATAACCTACACCACCGGCCCGAGCATGAAAAGATAACGATCTGGCAACAACAGTTACGCTTTAAGTCCCAAGTTTCCGTCCTTAGTGAGCGTCATGTTTGGGCAAGTGGACAGCAAAGCGTCGAAGAATTGATCTCGATCGGCAGGCGAGATCAGTACCGATGGATCGAAAAGTCCAAACCACTTTTGCTGTGTGGGGCGACGGTAGCGAATCATAAGGCCTTCTTTCGAGAGGGCAAACCGAAGATGAGGACCTCCCATCAAGAGCCAAATGCTGGAGGTCTTCTCTACCTGAGTAATATGCCTTAGGGGGATGGTCCACCAAAAGGGCCCGCACTGAATCCGCACGCGCAGTTCATCCAGCTTGTAGTTGGTACGCATCCAAACCGACTGCAAAAGTGCACCGGTTAGCAGTAGCAATACCCCGCCAATATATGAGGGTGCGGGGAAGAAGAAACATGCGATGCCAAATCCAAAGCACAGGACAGCTAATCCGGCCAGTAGCAGAGAGACACCCCAGTCAACTTTGGCCGGAAACAAGGATTCATTCATCGCACAGGCCTCAAACAAGTCACCGGGCAAATTACCTTCGTTGACATACTATTCGTTTGGACCGAGGCATTCTTGGTGCGACTTCGTTTTACAGGTTAGGATCAATCAGCGTTCCGACCTGCTCTCCTTGGACCGCCTTTTGAATATTGCCATCGGTCTTAAAGTTGAATATCAGGATGGGCATGCCGTGCTCTCGACATTGGCTGATTGCTGTTCCGTCCATCACGCGAAGGTTCTCGGTGACGACCTTTTCGAAGCCTAGGGTGCGGTAAAAGACGGCATGAGGATTCTTTTCTGGGTCGTCGCTGTAAACGCCGTCGACCCGGGTGGCTTTCATCAAGATATCGGCTTCCAGTTCCAGAGCTCGTTGGGCGGCCGCCGTATCGGTGGTGACGAAGGGGCTGCCTGTTCCAGCGGCCAGGATAACGATACGTCCCTTTTCCAGATGACGCGATGCCTTACGGCGGATGTAAGGTTCGGCAACGCCGTGCATATGGATGGCAGTCATCAAGCGGGTGGACATGCCCAAGCTTTCTAACGCGTCTTGCAGAGCGAGCCCATTGATCACTGTAGCCAGCATGCCCATATAGTGTGCCGTGGCCTCTTGGATCGAAGCACTTTCATTCTTGAACTGGCCACCGCGAAGAATGTTGCCCCCACCAATAACGACCGCAATTTGGCAGCCAAGCTCCGAAGCTTGTTGAACTTGCTGCGAAATGCTGACGACCTCGTCCATTGCGATCCCACGTTCGCCTGCCCTGGAAAAGCTCTCGCCTGAAAGTTTGAGGATGATCCGCTTGTACTTCGTGGTGTTATTCTCAGGCGTTTCCGGCATGGTTGAGTCTTCCTCATGTCAATCGTGGCAAGTTTCAGGGTTGGGGAGATTCTAACCGGGATTGCTTGCGATGTGCAGGAGAACGCGGCGCATAAAAAAATCCCTCGGCAGTTTTGACGAGGGATTTTTGTGCTTTAGCAATTGAACTAAGTTCAAACGACTAGCTTTCACTGCCTTCTTCAGCAGGAACAGCGTCGTCGCCGATGACCCAGTGGGTGAAGTTCTTGATCTTCACGCCATTTTCTTCAGCGTACTTGCTGACGGTCTGCTTAGGTTCCTTGACGAATGGCTGTTCGAGCAGGGCGACCTGGGCGTAGAAGTTACGCAGTCGGCCTTCCACCATCTTATCGATGATGTTCTCAGGCTTGCTCGAATCTTCGTTCATGGCAGCTGCTTTGAGGATGGATCGTTCCTTTTCCACTAGGGCAGGATCGATTTCATCCTTGCTCAAAACCGCTGGGCTCATTGCGGCGATGTGCATGGCAACGTCTCTAACCGCTTCGGCATTGTTGCCTTCGACTTCGACCAGAACCCCACTAACGGTGCTAGAGTTATGGCTATAACCACCGGTGGCACCTTCGACGCGGACCATACGTCCAATGTTGAAGACTTCGCGGATGCGGTTGAACATGTCGTCCTTCAGCTCGCCCAGCGTGGTACCTTCTTTGATGGTCGATGGTTGAGCCAGCAATTCTTCGGCATTGGTGACGCTAGGAGTCTCAGCATAGACCTTGGCCAGGTCGTCCGACAATGCGATGAACTCTTCCAATTGCGTGACCGGTGCGCTTTCGCACTTGAACTCGACCATGGCACCCTTTTCACCGTCGGTGAAGATACCAAGGCGACCGAATTCAGTGACTCGGTCGGTGCGATTGAGCATTTTGACCTTGCCGTTTTCGCGAAGCCACAAGATAGCCTTATCTTCGTCGCCACTCGACTCAGCCAGGGCCTTTTTGCATTCCATCATGGGAAGGCCGGTCTTTTCGCGAAGTGCCTTAACTGCTCCGGCGGTGATTGCCGTCATTGTCTTATCTCCAATGCTCGAAATTCGTCGCTCTAAAAGTCTGGGAGCTCTACGTGAGAAATTCTACCGCTGCAGGTTTCCCTCGGCGAAGACCGATTCGGTTAACGTTTGAAGGAGATTGCATCTTCCTTCGAGGTTCACCGAGGGATTCCGAAGCTGAAATAAAGCCTATTTGGCCGATTGTTCCGTTTGCTGGGCAGCGTGATGCTTACCATCGATGGCAGCATCGGCCATCAGCTTAAGGAACATTTCGATCGAACGGATACCGTCGTCATTGCCTGGGATTGGCAGGTCGACTTGGTCCGGATCACAATCAGTATCGGTCAAAGCCACCGTCGTGATGCCCAGGGATTGAGCTTCCTTGATGGCGTTCTTTTCTTTCTTGGGGTCGACGATAACTAAAGCTTCCGGCAGACGGTTCATCGTTCGCAAACCGTTCAAGTTGCGATACATCTTGCGATATTCGCGGTTCAAAGAAGATTGCATCTTCTTCGAGTACTTGGCCAATTCGTCCCCTTCGATGATTCGTTCCAACTCTTCCAAGCGGCTCAGGCGGCTGCGAATGGTACGGAAGTTGGTTAGAGTTCCACCGAGCCAGCGCTCGTTGATGAACGGCATACCGCAGCGTTCGGCTTCACGTTCGATGGCCGCGCCGGCTTGTCGTTTGGTTCCCACGAACAGCACTAAGCTGCCCCCTTCGGAAACCTGGGCCAGATATTTCTTGGCTCGTAGAAGCCCACGAATGGTTTCGCGGACGTCGATGATGTGGATTTGATTCTTTTTAGCGTAGATGTACGGTGCCATCTTCGGATTCCACCGACTGGTACGGTGACCGAAGTGGATGCCGCATTCGACAAGTTCCTGAACGAATTGTTGTCCGCTCGACATGGCGCAAAGTCCTTTTGTGTAAGGGATTGCAACGATATGCGGGCGTTTCAGGCTCTAGATTGGCGCCATGCCAATTAGTGGAAGCGATACCTGTACTACGGCGATTCTCGATTCCGAAAACCTCACTTCCCACACAGTTTTCGGAGAATTCGTCGCAGTTGAACGGCCGAACCGTGGCTGGCTTCCTAAGTGGTAGGAGCCTCCCTAGTTCTTGGTACTTCCCCCAGGGCAACAAAGTGAGGGGGATGGAAGCTCACGAGAATAGCCGATTCTTCCAGAATCGTCAACGACCTACACGATAGAAAGGGGCTAGTAGGTTGCCTCGAAATGCTCACGACAACGCACACAATGGTCTAGATGTACTTCAATCGCTTTTCGCATCGATACATTGGTCAGTGTTCCATCGACAAACCGAGGAAGAAGGTCAATGGTTTCCTGGCAAGAGAGGATCGAAATGCCTGGCTCGCGGCGGCTTAAAACAATGCCGATCCCGGCACTAGCAATTCCTAAAGTAACGCTTCCTGTAGCGATCATAAAGTTTCGGCGCCCATGAACACGACGCGATTGTTCTTGCAGCGACCGCTGTAGCTCGGCGAGCTCTCCAGCAGGGCATTCGGACCAAGGTTTGTTCGTGGGCATGGTAGCGATTTCCGGAAAAATCCCCCTTGTCGTTCCCAGGTCGAGGCGAACCCCTCAATTTGGGAGATGCTAAGAGGATTGATCACGTGCCAAGTGAGTGTCGTAAATAGAAACCGGCAGGTGTACTAGATGGAGGTTGTTCGCTCATACGCAGCGGTGGGACGCTAACTTGATGAGCTAATTGGTCAGGTGCTCTGAGGATAACTTTTTTGCGGCCCAGTTTAATCAGTCCTTCGTTCTGCATGGCACCGAGAACAACGGTCACTGTTTCGCGCGTGCTACCCACGAGACTCGCTAAATCTTGATGTGACAGGCGAATGGACAGTTCAATACCGTGATCTGTTTCATGGCCATACTGCTCTGCTAACTCTAGAAGGAGGTGAATGATCCGTTCGCGATTAGGCAGGTAGAGCAAATTCTTTACCCGACGTTCGATTCTTCGTCGTCGCAGGCCAATTATCTTGGTGACGCCTAGGCAGAGATTCGCATGCTCTTCCATCAATTCCCGCAGCGTTTGATCTGGAATGGCAATTACGCGCGAGTCCTCAACTGCTTCTGCGTATTCATCGCGATTCCCCATGTTCAAAATCGCTAATTCGCCGAAGATTTCGCCTGGCTCGATGAATGCCAGAATGGATTGCTTTCCATCACTGGTCAAATGGCAGATTTTGACGCGGCCGCTCGCTAAAACCAGTACCGAATTGGCATCATCAGCTGGCAGATAGATGGGCTCGCCCTTGCCGACAGATTTGGCACGACTAGCGGATTCGAGACGTGCTATCTGGGGAGGTGTACAGTTCTCAAAAAGCCGGCACGACTTGAGATACCAGATTTGTCCCGCCATTAGTGGATCCTCTTGTTGGCAATGCTTTGCCCCGTTAATCAGTGGGACAAGAAATGATTATGCATATGTTTTCGATGCTAATCTGTTTGTAGTGTTACAGAGCGACTGCCCGTTTCCGCCGAATTTAGTAAGTTCTGGACAGAAAAGATCGCTAATCCCCTGGGAACGTGCATAAAAAAAGCACGCCCATTTAGGCGTGCTTAGCTACCCCCCGAGGATTTGAACCTCGACCGACAGAGCCAAAATCTGTAGTGCTACCATTACACTAGGGGGTAATTCCCGTTTGCGGGAGTATAGATAGTACCGGATACCGTCATGGTACGACAAGAGGACCCGCGAACAAACATCGGGTTCGCTGCGGAAACTAAGGCATCCGCGACGTCATTGCGAATGACAGTTGTTCCATTTCAATTGCCAGATCTACTCCAATGACAGTGACATCATCCGGCAGTCTGAGTGTTACCGCAGCGAAGTTGAGAAAACCATGAATACCTGCCTCAACCAGACGCTCAGCCACCTCCTGTGCGGCCGCAGCAGGAACGGCAAGGATCGCAAGCTGGATGGACTTCTCTTTGACGATCTTGTCTGCATTGTCCAGGTTGAAGACAGGGATCCCTTCGATCTCACTACCAACAATCTTGGGATCGAGGTCAAATGCGGCAACCGTATTGAAACCTTGATTGGAAAAGCCGCGATAACCTAAAAGTGCGCGGCCCAGGTTACCCACGCCTACCAAAGCCACCGGCCATTTCTGATCGGTCCCCATGATTTGGCGAATCGTGGCGATCAATTCTGAACAGCGATAGCCGACGCCTGGATAGCCGAATTGCCCGAAGTTTGCCAAATCCTTTCGGACCTGGGCATCCGAGAAACCTAGCATTTCTCCTAGTTTGGTGCTGCTAGTGGTCTCGATTCCGGCCCGCTCTAAACGAGAAAGCTCACGCAAATATAGGCTCAATCGACTGACGACGGCCTTTGAGACACGCTGGTCGCTGGAAGCTTTCTTGTTGTCTTTGCTTTTCGCCATGACGTGTGCCAACAGGTCGACGCCAAGGCGTCATCGAAGTATCGCGAGAGTTGGTGGATAGAACACCATCAACTCTACCCTGTCAGCAGACTGCCCAACAAGGGTGGTTGCTGGACGCGGCCCCAACAAGAAAGTGTGAAAGCCCGGCAGTACTTCAGCCAGGCTCTCACCAATGCTATCGGATGATCACACTTGCGCGATTACTCGGTGCCAAGTTCTTCGTAGTTGACCCAGATTTCGCCGGTAGTCGCATTGTACAGCCAGCCATGGGTGTCGGTGAAGTCGGCAGTCACAGGATCGTCTGTGACGACCTTCACGGTGTTGCTGTTGGTGAAGTTGTTTACAGGAAGTTTTGACAGGTACGGACCGAACGGGCCGTCGGCTGTTCCATCGGCTTTGGTTGAAATAGTTAGCTCATTGAGAGCAGATCCGGGGACAGCACCTTCATGATGGGCGCGATAGAGCTGGATCTGCGACCGCAATGTATGCAGATTGAACAGCACGCTACTCTTTTTGGCATCCGTCGTTGAGTCCGTGAATTGAGGGATAACCGTTGCTGCTAGGACAGCCAAGATCACCACGACAATCAGGACTTCAATAAGCGTGAAACCAGCTTTTTTTGCTTGCGACATTGTTTTGACACTCCAAGTCGAATATTGCTGATTCGTTTAGGGAGAATTCTCGCCTAGGATCAATCAGCAAGGATCATGTTTTCATTGCGTAAGTGGATTACCCGAAAGCGGCGATGCATTTGCTTTCTGAAGGTAGATACGTTACGCGGATGCCAGGTCAAGGAGATTTTCTCTAAAACGCATGCATGCCATCCATTGTGAGGGGTGAATTTGCTGCTTATTTATCCACTGGCATAAACATAGCTTGTGACCGATGGCTTCTCTTCTCATGGGCGGGTAGGCGATCCCCCCTATAAAAACCGCACTAAATGCACTTGTGGGGCATTTGTCTTAATTGTCATAGCCGGCAAAAGGGTACTTGTTTGTTGCATTCCTTTCGATGCTCGCACTCTGCCCATCTGTTGATGTCTTCGTATCTTTTGGGTAACTCCCATGTGTTCTATCTCAAGCATTCATCCCAGATTGACGATACAGAAGGACATCTGAGTACTGAATAGGCGGATTGGGGTGTCAGTGAGTGACACGAAAGATGCCAAGAGTAGGTGCTGCGGGTAAACGGGCGATAGCAGGAGATATTGCACGATTCAATGTTTGAGGGCACAGGACACGGCAAGGATTTGCCCAAACCAGGCCAGGCCCTTAGTCGTACGGCGTTTTGTCAACGAAGGAGAAGGAAAATGCGAGCTGTAATGGGATTGCCGATCCTAGCGGTCATATTGGCTGCTTTTTCGGCGAACTCGGCTGAAGCCGCTTATGGCGGATTGTTCAGCTTCCGGAATGCGGGTTGTTGTGAACCAGCAACTTACGAGTGCTGCAAGCAGCAGTGCTACACCGTAAACAAGACTTGTAAAGAGACTGTTTACGAACAGCAGGAACAAACCTGCTACAAGACCGTCTATGAAACGGTCTATGAAGACAAGACTGTGGATTGCGTTACCTACGAAACGGAAACGCGCTACAAAGATTGCACGTACACCACGTGCAAACCAGTTTGGGAAACCAAGTACCGCACGGTGAACTACACCACTTGCAAGCCGGTCTGGGAAACTCGAACTAAAGACATCTGTTACACGGTTTGCAAGCCAGTCT
It includes:
- a CDS encoding peptidylprolyl isomerase — encoded protein: MTGKDATRRLPLGTSWVLAAVGFVILIGGVVAWRQVTGGPQTAEAQAPVQQRQASPQRQTASGPLAAPAEEVAAPTRSVQKIQTVAVVNREPISREILADEALRRHGEDVLESLLNRHLISMACQQKGIQITEADIDNEIANIAKKFGLSIDRWLGLLKEERNVSPGQYRREIIWPTIALRKLAEGQLAVTDAEVQVEYEKNYGPKVKVRMISLSERGLAEELRAKAAANPDSFADMAKDHSQDVNSAAARGLIPPIRKHIGNQEIEDTVFALQQGEISPVLFVQGQYLIFRCEEHLAADQIPANSLPAIRQRLADAVRESKMRDAAGDIYQQLQANAQIVNVFNDPSKSSQMPGVAATLNGQPVSIQELKEECISRHGVEVLDGEINRKILQQELTRRKLSVSEADLEAEIIRAADSFGFLTKQGKPDMEAWLKQVTEEQGVSVELYVRDAVWPTVALKKLVDSKVQINEEDIAKGFSANYGERAQVLAVVLDSQRRAQEVWEMARRNPTEKFFGELARQYSIEPVSKNNDGQVPPIRQNGGQPTIEKEAFNLRPGEISGIIATGNQYVILYSLGLTKPLINNVEDVRDELVKELHEKKLRLAMAEEFERLRDNAQIDNFLANTTQAGKAYESAVRQKMQQQRK
- the frr gene encoding ribosome recycling factor, with product MNTDQITEDATKRMEKAIDVLKNGLSGVRTGRATPGLVDSLRVEVYGSLQPIKQIASVSVPEPSQLLIRPYDTGAIKDIEKAIVASDLGMAPQSDGRVIRLNVPPLSTEVRKKLVSRIKDLAEESRVAIRNIRRDANKAADTAEKEKTIGEDIRDDIKDSVQELTKKYEEQVSELAKTKEKDVMED
- a CDS encoding PH domain-containing protein; the protein is MNESLFPAKVDWGVSLLLAGLAVLCFGFGIACFFFPAPSYIGGVLLLLTGALLQSVWMRTNYKLDELRVRIQCGPFWWTIPLRHITQVEKTSSIWLLMGGPHLRFALSKEGLMIRYRRPTQQKWFGLFDPSVLISPADRDQFFDALLSTCPNMTLTKDGNLGLKA
- the pyrH gene encoding UMP kinase, whose translation is MPETPENNTTKYKRIILKLSGESFSRAGERGIAMDEVVSISQQVQQASELGCQIAVVIGGGNILRGGQFKNESASIQEATAHYMGMLATVINGLALQDALESLGMSTRLMTAIHMHGVAEPYIRRKASRHLEKGRIVILAAGTGSPFVTTDTAAAQRALELEADILMKATRVDGVYSDDPEKNPHAVFYRTLGFEKVVTENLRVMDGTAISQCREHGMPILIFNFKTDGNIQKAVQGEQVGTLIDPNL
- the tsf gene encoding translation elongation factor Ts codes for the protein MTAITAGAVKALREKTGLPMMECKKALAESSGDEDKAILWLRENGKVKMLNRTDRVTEFGRLGIFTDGEKGAMVEFKCESAPVTQLEEFIALSDDLAKVYAETPSVTNAEELLAQPSTIKEGTTLGELKDDMFNRIREVFNIGRMVRVEGATGGYSHNSSTVSGVLVEVEGNNAEAVRDVAMHIAAMSPAVLSKDEIDPALVEKERSILKAAAMNEDSSKPENIIDKMVEGRLRNFYAQVALLEQPFVKEPKQTVSKYAEENGVKIKNFTHWVIGDDAVPAEEGSES
- the rpsB gene encoding 30S ribosomal protein S2, whose translation is MSSGQQFVQELVECGIHFGHRTSRWNPKMAPYIYAKKNQIHIIDVRETIRGLLRAKKYLAQVSEGGSLVLFVGTKRQAGAAIEREAERCGMPFINERWLGGTLTNFRTIRSRLSRLEELERIIEGDELAKYSKKMQSSLNREYRKMYRNLNGLRTMNRLPEALVIVDPKKEKNAIKEAQSLGITTVALTDTDCDPDQVDLPIPGNDDGIRSIEMFLKLMADAAIDGKHHAAQQTEQSAK
- a CDS encoding zf-HC2 domain-containing protein, with the protein product MPTNKPWSECPAGELAELQRSLQEQSRRVHGRRNFMIATGSVTLGIASAGIGIVLSRREPGISILSCQETIDLLPRFVDGTLTNVSMRKAIEVHLDHCVRCREHFEATY
- a CDS encoding Crp/Fnr family transcriptional regulator, with protein sequence MAGQIWYLKSCRLFENCTPPQIARLESASRAKSVGKGEPIYLPADDANSVLVLASGRVKICHLTSDGKQSILAFIEPGEIFGELAILNMGNRDEYAEAVEDSRVIAIPDQTLRELMEEHANLCLGVTKIIGLRRRRIERRVKNLLYLPNRERIIHLLLELAEQYGHETDHGIELSIRLSHQDLASLVGSTRETVTVVLGAMQNEGLIKLGRKKVILRAPDQLAHQVSVPPLRMSEQPPSSTPAGFYLRHSLGT
- a CDS encoding redox-sensing transcriptional repressor Rex, translated to MAKSKDNKKASSDQRVSKAVVSRLSLYLRELSRLERAGIETTSSTKLGEMLGFSDAQVRKDLANFGQFGYPGVGYRCSELIATIRQIMGTDQKWPVALVGVGNLGRALLGYRGFSNQGFNTVAAFDLDPKIVGSEIEGIPVFNLDNADKIVKEKSIQLAILAVPAAAAQEVAERLVEAGIHGFLNFAAVTLRLPDDVTVIGVDLAIEMEQLSFAMTSRMP
- a CDS encoding type II secretion system protein, with translation MSQAKKAGFTLIEVLIVVVILAVLAATVIPQFTDSTTDAKKSSVLFNLHTLRSQIQLYRAHHEGAVPGSALNELTISTKADGTADGPFGPYLSKLPVNNFTNSNTVKVVTDDPVTADFTDTHGWLYNATTGEIWVNYEELGTE